From Treponema sp. OMZ 787:
AAAACTATCCGTTCTGGTTTACCTTTTTTACCGAGCTTGGATTTTCGGTTAGAATTTCTCCCCGCTCAACCCGAGGCACCTACGAGATGGGCCTTGAATCTATTCCGTCCGAATCGGTTTGTTATCCCGGAAAGATAGCTCACGGTCATATTGAGGCCCTTTTAAAATTGGGCGTAAAAAATATTTTTTATCCCTGTATTCCTTATGAAAAAAAAGAAGATGACGGAGCCGGGAATCATTATAACTGTCCCATTGTTACAAGCTATCCTGAGGTTCTAAAAAACAATATCGATGTTCTCAGGCAGGACGCAAATATAGTTTACCTCAATCCCTTTTTACCCTATTACGATAAACACCGCTTAACCGACCGTCTTTATGAAGAATTAGGTGCAAAGTTTTCAATAAGTTTGGAAGAAATAATGACTGCCGTTAATGCGGCATGGACCGAAGAAGAAGGCTTTAAAAAGGAAACGGAGGAGAAGGGCGAAGAGGTTTTACGCATAATTAAAGAAAAAAATCTTAAAGGCATTGTGCTTGCAGGACGGCCCTATCACCTTGACCCCGAAATAAACCACGGCATCCCTGAGATGCTCAATGGTCTTGGCCTTGCGGTTTTAACCGAGGACTCGGTTGCCCATTTAGGAAAGATAGAGCGCCCTTTGCGTGTTGTAGATCAGTGGACTTACCACAACCGCCTCTACAGGGCAGGAAACTTTACCTCAACTCAAGAGAATTTGGAATTTATACAGCTTACCAGCTTCGGCTGCGGTTTGGATGCGGTAACGGCCGATCAGGTTCAGGAAATAGTTGAGTCAAAGGGGAAAATGTACACCCTCATAAAAATAGATGAGGGTTCCAACCTCGGAGCCGTGAGAATAAGGGTAAGGAGTCTTTTGGCTGCTGTCAAGGAAAGAAAGAGGCATAAACTTTCTTTAAGCAAAAAATCGGCCGCCTATGACAGAATTGTTTTTTCAAAGGAGATGGAAAAAAGATACACTATCTTAGCACCGCAGATGTCTCCCATTCATTTTGACCTTATAGGGGCTGCGATTTCGCATTCCGGTTATAACCTTGAAATCCTTAGCGAAATCGATAAAAATGCCGTAGAGTACGGCTTAAAGTATATAAACAATGATGCCTGTTATCCTGCCATCATAGTTGCAGGCCAGATGATAGCAGCCCTAAAATCGGGCCGCTACGATTTACGCACGACAGCTTTGGCAATTACCCAAACTGGAGGAGGCTGCCGGGCCACAAACTACATAGGCTTTATAAGACGGGCACTCATAGATGCAGGCTTGGGCTTTGTTCCGGTAATCGGCATCAGTGCCCAGTCCATCGAAAAAAATCCCGGCTTTAAATTAAAGCTCCCTGTTTTACACAGGGTTGCTCAAGCCATGTGCTTAGGCGACCTTTTGATGAGGGTACTTTACCGTACCCGTCCATACGAAAAGGTTGCCGGTTCTGCAAACGAAATATATAAAAAATATGCAGTCCTTATCAAGGATGCTTTGAAAAAAATGTCTGCAAGAAAATATAGGGAAATAATAAACGGCATTGTAAGAGACTTCGATAATCTCCCCTTAAAAAATATCCGAAAACCGAGGGTCGGTGTAGTAGGAGAAATATTGGTGAAATTCCACCCCGCAGCCAATAACGATATTTTTAATACAATAGAAAGAGAGGGAGCTGAATGTGTCGTTCCCGACCTCTTAGATTTTTTCCTTTATTCTTCAGCGACAGGAATATATAAAAATACATATCTAGATTACTCGTTTAAAAAACGCTTTATTGCAAGTCTTACAATATGGATTATGGAACGATACAGGAAGCCGATAAAAAAAGCTTTAAAGAGGAGTAAGCGTTTTACCCCTCCTGAAAGTATATACAGACTAGCCGATTCTGTAGACGGAATTTTGCAGCTGGGTAATGTTACTGGAGAAGGCTGGTTTTTAACGGCAGAAATGATAGAGCTCATTCATTCAGGCGTTTCCAATATTGCCTGCGTGCAGCCCTTTGCCTGCCTCCCCAATCATGTAACGGGAAAAGGAATGATAAAGGAATTGCGCCGCCGTTACCCTGAAGCCAATATCTCTGCCATAGACTTCGACCCGGGAGCTAGCGAGGTAAACCAGCTCAACCGCTTAAAACTCCTCCTAGCCAACGCCAAGCCGGGCCTTCACCCCGATGAAACGAAGTGAGATTGGTATTATGGGGTAGTAATGATAAATAATATTAAAAAGAAATGGCTGTTTTTTTTGTCATTTGGTATGGCATTAATAGTAACATCATGGTTGTTATATACTAGTATTTCCGATTTATATAAATTTAACCGTGAGGTAAAATTAATTTTAAAACAAAATAAAAGAGTTGAAGCTGTTGTTATTGAAAGTTATTACATACGAAGAGACCCTGTTACATATTGGTTTAGAACAGAACATGGGAGAAAATATTATGCCAAATTATTACCTTCTTTTAAGAATCCCGATATTGGAGAAAAATTAGTAATATTGAGCTAGTTATTACTGTTGAAATTTAAGACAAATAAACACTTACCCCCTCAACCTTTGTCCTTTCCGTCATTCGTCATTTATAGATTGTCCTTTCTCCCCTTATTGACACTAAACTTGTTATTTTAGTATAATACAAAGTTATCATGGTATAATGCTATTATAAGGATAGCGTGCTATACATGATAGCCGACTATCAAAATGATAGAGATAAGGAGTTTACTTTGACAAGAGATTTAGGAATATTAAAGGGAATTTATCTTGCTCCTTACATGCAGGTTGCTACCGCCTTAATCGGAAAGGCCCGTCATGCAGGAGGCAATATGTTCCGGCACCAGGTAGATACTATGGGCATTCTGATCGACTACGGATACATTGACAGTGTTCTTTTAAAAGCTTCGTTAATCCATGATGTTATCGAAGATATTGAAGATTTCAATGTAAACGAAATCTTAAATATCGATTCAGAATCGGGGCAGGTTTATGAACTTGTTTTGGAAGTTACAAAGAAAAAGGGACAAGAAAAAACCGAGTATCTAAAAAACATAATCAAAAACGGTTCCGATAAGGCTAAAATTTTAAAATGTGCCGACAGGATAAGCAATATGATAAGTTTGGGCTTTGTGACGGATCCCGAATTTATTGAACGTTACTGCAATGAAACGGAACTCTATATTTTCCCCATTGCCTTGGAAGTTAATTTTGAAATGTACAAGGAACTTATGGCCTTGGTGGTTTCACGCAGACAGTATTTGGTTGAGTGCGGCTATCTGGAAGAAAGTGTAAGAAAAATGCGTCAGGCAAGGTAAGGTTTTATTTATGATTGAAATTTCAAATGTTTCAAAGGCCTACGGTTCTTCTAAAACAAAGGCTGTAGACGGTATTTCTGTAAATGTAAAAAACGGCGAAATTTTCGGCTTTTTAGGACCGAACGGAGCCGGAAAAACTACAACAATTAAGATGATAACCGGAGTTCTTAATCCGGATTCCGGCTCAATAATCGTTGACGGCATAAACATAGCTGAAGACTCTATGGAAGCAAAAAGAAGAATAGGATATGTTACCGATAATCCTGAACTTTTTTCCCAATTAAAGGCGGCTGAATATTTAAATTTTGTCGGAGATGTTTATGGAGTTCCGGCAGATATAAGACAAGAAAGAATAGAGCGTTATACTAAACTTTTCGGAATAAATGAGGCCTTAAACGGGAGTATAGGAAGTTTTTCCCACGGAATGAAGCAAAAACTTTTGGTTACCGGAAGCCTCTTATCAGACCCTGCTGTTTGGATCTTGGATGAGCCCATGGTAGGCTTGGATCCCAAATCTGCCTTTTCGTTAAAGGAAATTATGAGAGAAAGAGCTGATGCCGGAAAGGTTGTTTTCTTTTCTACCCATGTTATGGAGGTTGCCGAAAAACTTTGCGACAGACTTGCAATCATAAATTCAGGCAAAATTATGTTTGAGGGTTCTTTACAAGAATTAAGGGAAAAACGAGGAGAAAACGCCTCTCTTGAAAAGTTATTTTTGGAACTCGTTGACGATAAATCTTCTTTTGATTTTGAAAACGGAGAAGCTTAAGAGAGTAAAAAAATTATGAAAGTTTTTTTTAGATTGGTTAAAATTTATTTGGCTTCGGTTTTTAACTTTAAGAATTTTAAGGCTCAAATTCAAAAAAGAAAAAAGAGGGGAGAGCAAACCGTAACAAGAAATTCCAAGGCTAAGATAGCCGGTATTGCGGTCTTGTTTTTGGTGGTCTTTGCAGAGTTTTTGCTTATCTTCGGCTTTTTGATTTTCGGACTATACGGAACGGCGAAGGCTGTCAACAATATAAATATTCTGTTTGAGGTAACGGCTGTTCTTATCTCTTTTATGAGTCTATTGTTCGGCTTTATGCTGACTATTTCCACCTACTACATCGGAGAAATTGAAGAACAGTTTTTGGCCATGCCCATTAAACCTCGTACCTTGTTTGCATCAAAATTTTTTGCAAACACAATTAATTCGCTTATTACCTCTGTTGCCTTTTTTGCTGTGTTGATGGGAATCTACGGCTATATGGAAGCCCCTCCTCTTATATTTTATCTATGGGCCCTCATCTGTGCCTTGGTAATCCCTCTACCCATGATTTCGGTCTGTTATTTTTTTAATATTCTTATCATGCGTTTTACTAGAATTTTTAAAAATAAAAATGTTGTCATGGCTGTCAACGGAATTGTAGGTATGTCTCTCGCTTTGGGCTTTAATTATATAATCCAATCGGCTGCGGGTTCCGACCCTGAGGCTATTTATACAATGGTGGGCTCCAATGCTGCCGCCTTTCAATCTTATGGAGCATACTATCCTCCGATAAAACTTGTAGGGTATATTTTAAGTGCTCCGGATTCTGTTTTAAGCTTTTTATATCTCGTATTGCTGATTTCCCTTTGTGCTGTTTTCCCTGCCTTGATTATAGGTTGTATGTCAAAGCTTTACACCGAAAGCCTAATAGGTTTTAACGAAAAGAGCATAAAAAAACTTGAAGCAAAACAAGTTTCCGCTTATTTAAGCAAAAATATAAAAAGATCAAGTCCTTTTATGGCTTATTTGAAGAGGGAATTTAAAATGATGAACCGTACTCCGGTTTACCTTTTAAACGGCCCCTTTTCGATTATTTTTATGCCTGTATTGATAATCGTTATAAGCATTGCAAAGGGTACAAACTTAAATGATGTACCGCCTCATGTGTTCGACTTTATGCAGGGAAATGCAGGTTTTGTAATTACGGGCCTTGCAGCCGGTTTTTTAGGTTCAATGACCAATATTGCGGATACGGCTCTTTCACGGGATGCCAAATTTATTCCCTTTATTAAAAGTTTACCGGTTGATATTGCAGTTTATATGTATGCTAAATTAGCCCATGCTATGATTTTTGCTGTTTTTGCCATAGTGATAGGGGTAGGCTTTGCAAGCTTTGTATTTAAATTCGGCATCTTTCATATAGTGCTGTCATCTATGGTAGCTCTTTGCTTTTCGGCTTTGGTCAATCTAGTGTCCTTATTTTTGGATACTGCACATCCTAAACTGCATTGGGATAATCCTGTTGCCGCAATGAAGCAAAATACAAACATTCTTTTTATAATGTTTTTTAATATGATCATTTTGGCAATTTCTGCCGTTGCCGTATTTTTTACAATGAACTCATATTTATGGGTAATTTTAATTTACTTTTGCGGTATTCCTGCCGCAATTTTTTCAGTTTTAATTAAACCATATGGAATATATGCAGAAAACAAGATAGCAAGTCTCGAATTGTAATTACCTGCTAGACTAAAATGCATTTTTTTTGTAATCTTGTAAAATATTATGGAACGACTTAAGTTATATTTTTATTATTTTAAGAATAAATTTCTAAAAAGATCCGAAAGCAAAAAATCCCGTCTTGTGATAGATCCTGAAGAAATAAAGGAAGAAATATGGGAGGCGGATTTTTCGAAAAAGGAAAATTCCCGCTTTTTGGAAGAAAAAGGAGACGGTTACCAATCATTATTCGAAGAAAATCCAGAAGGTAATCCTTCTTACTCTTTGGAGCTTAAACGAAAGCATCTTTATGCTTGGACCTTAAACCCCGTATTTAGATATAAGGATTTTGTTCTTGATGCCGAAATTGATTTGCCCGGATTTAAAGATAACTTCATTCCTGAGCAAAACTCAAGTGCCGGTTATTGTGCCGCAGGCTTTGTATTCCGTCATATAAGCGATAAGGCTTTTTATTCTCTTCTTATTTCGGATAAGGGATGGATCAGGCTTGAAGCTGTCGTAAATTCCACACCAATGCCAATCTTAGGCTGGACAAAACCTTTAACGGATGTTGATAGTGCAAAATTTAAAATAAAATTAATCTGTGCAGGAACAAGTATCACTATTCTTGTGAACAATACTTGGCTTGGTAAGTTTGATTCCGATATTGTTCAGGCTGCCGGAAAAATCGGTTTTGCAGGGCAAAACTGGGAGACTCATTCAAAGGTAAAATTTTATCTTAACGAATTTAAAATTATTTCACAGCCTCTTCTTGTAGAAAACACCGATTCCGCCGCAAATAATCCTGATGCTATTTCGCCTGAGGCCTATATAAATCTTGCATCAACCTATTATGCTATGGGGCAATATGTTGCCGCTATTTATCAAATAAAACAAGCATGGAAGCTCCGTGAGCCCATTATTCAGGATCATATTTTGGCAGGAAGAATATATTTTGCTCAGCGTTTAAACGAAGAGGCTGAAAAGGAATTTTTGCAGGCCCTGGATATTGAGCATGATGATTATGAAATAATGGCTGAACTTGCAGGCCTTTACTATCAGTCAGGCAATATGAAAAAATTGGGAGATCTTTTAAAAGATATTCCTAATGAAGAAATTGAAAAATCTGTCTTGCTTTGCTCTTTACAAGGACATTTTTTGAATTCTCAAGGGGAACATGAAAAATCGGCTGCCTCATATGCAAAGGCCTTTGCATTAAAACCTGATCAAGGTTTATTAAAGTATAATGAGGCAAACGAGCTTAATCTTGCCGGAAATAAGGCGGAAGCTGTAGAAGCCTATTCCGAGGCCGGAAGACTCTTTTTAGCTTCTGAAGAATATAACGAAATGGCCGATGTAATAAACGCCCTTGAGCGTATTGCTCCGGAAGATGAGCGTACTTGGGCCTTAAGCGGTAAATTTTATTATGCCGTAGAGAACAAATGGGAAGCTAAGATTAATTTTAAAAAGCTTTGTGATGCAAAAACAAGCGATTCTACGATATGGTATTTATACGGACTCCTTATTCACGACGAAAACCCTGAAGAAGCTATAAAATTCTTCAAAAAGGCTTGTAAGCTGGGGCCCGAGCACGGCCTTTATCACTTCCGTTTGGCCGAAGCTCTTTATCTGATAGGGGAGGATTGCACTGCTCCTCTTGCAGAGGCTGAAACTCTTGAGCCTAATAACGGCTGGATATTTAATTTAAAGGCTCTTTGCGCCATAGATGAGGATGATTTTTTTGATGCCCAAATAGAAATTGAAAAAGCCCGCAGTCTTCTTCCTGATGAAATAGTTATTTTGGAAAACTATGTGGAAGTTATGCGTCTTCAAGGCCGATTAAAAGAATGTGCTCCTCTTTTTGATATAGAGGCAGGAACAGCCGACTTGGCGGCAGAAAGAAATAGGGCCGAAGCCTTTCATATTTATGCAAATGCCTTATTTTTTGATGAGCAATATGATGAAGCGGATACTTGGTATCAAAAGGCTTTAAGGCTGAACCCTGAAGATTCCGTTCTTTTAACGGATAAGGCAGAAAACTCGATACAGATAGGCTATCTAAATGATGCAGACGGCCTTTTGGTTAAGGCAATGGATATTGAGCCCACCGAAAGAATATACAGGCTAATAGCCCTTCTTGCGGTAAAAAAAGGCGATCACGCCCGTGCCGAAGTAAGCTTAAGGCAGGCTATCGAAGAATTCGGTGAAAGCGATGAACTTTTATTTGATCTTACAAACCTTTATATTCAGACAAACCGTAAAGAAAAAGCTAAGGAAACTATAAAGCTCTTGGCTGACTGTGAAGATCAAGAACGCCTAAAAGAACTAAAAGCTCTTTTAAAAAAATGATTTTAAAAATTAAAAAATCCTCACCTCTTTCTACATTACCAATAGAGGTTCCGCCATCAAAAAGTCATTCAATGAGGGCCTTGGTGTTGGCTTCCTTTGCAGAAGACTCTTCAGAGATTAAAAATTTTCTTATCAGCGGAGACACTAAAACTGCGATAACGGTATTTGAATCCTTAGGCGTAAAATTCCGAATAGAAAACAAAACAAAATCATCTGCCGATATAATTGTGTTTCCTCCAAAAGCTGGTTTAAAAAAAAGAATTAAAAGTCAACAATCCATAAAAATCGATGCAGGAAATTCCGGCACTCTTTTTTATTTTTTAGGCTCCATTCTTTCTTTAATTTCTTCAGACTTTGTTTTAACCGGAGATTTATCAATTTTAAAACGGCCTCTTGCACCCTTAACGGACATCTATGATGAATTCGGTTTAAAATACGAATTTTTTGACGGTCTTGGAAAAGCTCCGATACGTGTTTTAGGAGAACCAATCAGTATTCCTGAAGATGCATCTTTAATCAAAGGTCTTGAAAAAAAAGCAGTCCATCTTGAAGGAGATTTTTCTCAGGTTGTAAGCGGACTCTTGCTTGGAGCCGCTCTTAGTAATTATTTTTTGCAAATAAATTTACAAAGGGCAGGGGAACTTCCTTATTTAAAAATGACACTTCATTGGCTCAAAACTTGCGGTATTTCGTTCAATGTTTCAGGCGATTTTAAAACATTTAAAATTAATGGCCAGCAAAAAATTCCGGGATTTTCGGCAACTATTCCGGCTGACTGGTCAAGTGCTGCCTTTCCCATTGCCTTGGGCTTGATTACACATTCTGCTATCGGCATAAAAAACATAGATATAAATGATGTTCAAGGAGACTCCGGAATTATAAATATTCTAAAAAAAATGAATGCCGAGATTCACTTTGACGATAAAAATAAAATTCTAAAAGTTTTTCCTTCAAGTTTAAAGGGCGGAACATTTGATTGTTCAGAGATGCCCGATGCAGTTCCTGCTCTTTCTGCAATTGCTTGTTTTGCACAGGGAGAAACTCTTTTAACCAATATAGAAATATGCCGTTATAAAGAATGCGACAGGCTTTTTGCTGTTGCCTCAGAATTAAAAAAACTTGGGGCTGATATTACCGAGGGCAGAAACTTTTTACTTATCAAAGGAAATGACGGAAAAGACTTAATCCCTGCTCGAGTTTTTTCGCATGGGGATCACCGTATTGCGATGATGCTTGCCGTCATGGGGTTTGGTATTGATGACAAAGATTCTTCAGATTTTATACTTCAAGATGCCGAATGTTTCGATATAAGTTATCCTTCTTTTTTGGATGACCTAAAAAAAATGAGGCTCAACATTGTTTAAGACACGGTTTAATGCTTTTAATAAATAAGCAGTTGACTTTTTCTTTTTAATGTTTTAGAATTTATTGAGTCATTGCTGGCTTTTAATAATAAAGGATTTTTCAATGTATAATGCACATAAAAAAGTAATTCTTTTTTTGCTTGTTTTTTTTACTTTTAATTTATTTGCTGACGAGGATGTTTTCGTTTTTTACTCTCAGCCTTCATCAATTGCATCCAAATTTGTCACATCCATTTCTCAAGATTCATACGGCCGTATTTGGTTCGGTACTAAAGAAGGCCTAGGTTATTATGACGGTATTAAATATAAAAACTATGAATATATTCCTTTTTCTAAAGATTCAATTCAGTCTTCCCAAATTCAATCCTTGTATAAAGATCCGATAAAGGCAAAAAACGGAAGCGATGTTTTTTGGCTTGGCACCTTTGACGGAGTTGAAATGTTTAATGTTGATACTGAGACATTTACTCATTTCGATATGACTAACTCGATTGTATTCGGTTTTTTAAGGGATTCACGTGGCCGTTTGTGGATAGGTTCATTGGACGGTTTATATATCTTAAATGAAGAAGACGGTTCTGTTGTCGAGTTCTCTCAAACTTCAGAATTTTACATAGGGAATAACGGAATAGCCAATATCTATGAAGACTCCAATGGGCAGATATTTGCCTGCACACACGGCGGTTTATGGGAATATGACGAGT
This genomic window contains:
- a CDS encoding ABC transporter ATP-binding protein: MIEISNVSKAYGSSKTKAVDGISVNVKNGEIFGFLGPNGAGKTTTIKMITGVLNPDSGSIIVDGINIAEDSMEAKRRIGYVTDNPELFSQLKAAEYLNFVGDVYGVPADIRQERIERYTKLFGINEALNGSIGSFSHGMKQKLLVTGSLLSDPAVWILDEPMVGLDPKSAFSLKEIMRERADAGKVVFFSTHVMEVAEKLCDRLAIINSGKIMFEGSLQELREKRGENASLEKLFLELVDDKSSFDFENGEA
- a CDS encoding ABC transporter permease; the encoded protein is MKVFFRLVKIYLASVFNFKNFKAQIQKRKKRGEQTVTRNSKAKIAGIAVLFLVVFAEFLLIFGFLIFGLYGTAKAVNNINILFEVTAVLISFMSLLFGFMLTISTYYIGEIEEQFLAMPIKPRTLFASKFFANTINSLITSVAFFAVLMGIYGYMEAPPLIFYLWALICALVIPLPMISVCYFFNILIMRFTRIFKNKNVVMAVNGIVGMSLALGFNYIIQSAAGSDPEAIYTMVGSNAAAFQSYGAYYPPIKLVGYILSAPDSVLSFLYLVLLISLCAVFPALIIGCMSKLYTESLIGFNEKSIKKLEAKQVSAYLSKNIKRSSPFMAYLKREFKMMNRTPVYLLNGPFSIIFMPVLIIVISIAKGTNLNDVPPHVFDFMQGNAGFVITGLAAGFLGSMTNIADTALSRDAKFIPFIKSLPVDIAVYMYAKLAHAMIFAVFAIVIGVGFASFVFKFGIFHIVLSSMVALCFSALVNLVSLFLDTAHPKLHWDNPVAAMKQNTNILFIMFFNMIILAISAVAVFFTMNSYLWVILIYFCGIPAAIFSVLIKPYGIYAENKIASLEL
- a CDS encoding lipopolysaccharide assembly protein LapB; translation: MERLKLYFYYFKNKFLKRSESKKSRLVIDPEEIKEEIWEADFSKKENSRFLEEKGDGYQSLFEENPEGNPSYSLELKRKHLYAWTLNPVFRYKDFVLDAEIDLPGFKDNFIPEQNSSAGYCAAGFVFRHISDKAFYSLLISDKGWIRLEAVVNSTPMPILGWTKPLTDVDSAKFKIKLICAGTSITILVNNTWLGKFDSDIVQAAGKIGFAGQNWETHSKVKFYLNEFKIISQPLLVENTDSAANNPDAISPEAYINLASTYYAMGQYVAAIYQIKQAWKLREPIIQDHILAGRIYFAQRLNEEAEKEFLQALDIEHDDYEIMAELAGLYYQSGNMKKLGDLLKDIPNEEIEKSVLLCSLQGHFLNSQGEHEKSAASYAKAFALKPDQGLLKYNEANELNLAGNKAEAVEAYSEAGRLFLASEEYNEMADVINALERIAPEDERTWALSGKFYYAVENKWEAKINFKKLCDAKTSDSTIWYLYGLLIHDENPEEAIKFFKKACKLGPEHGLYHFRLAEALYLIGEDCTAPLAEAETLEPNNGWIFNLKALCAIDEDDFFDAQIEIEKARSLLPDEIVILENYVEVMRLQGRLKECAPLFDIEAGTADLAAERNRAEAFHIYANALFFDEQYDEADTWYQKALRLNPEDSVLLTDKAENSIQIGYLNDADGLLVKAMDIEPTERIYRLIALLAVKKGDHARAEVSLRQAIEEFGESDELLFDLTNLYIQTNRKEKAKETIKLLADCEDQERLKELKALLKK
- the aroA gene encoding 3-phosphoshikimate 1-carboxyvinyltransferase, translated to MILKIKKSSPLSTLPIEVPPSKSHSMRALVLASFAEDSSEIKNFLISGDTKTAITVFESLGVKFRIENKTKSSADIIVFPPKAGLKKRIKSQQSIKIDAGNSGTLFYFLGSILSLISSDFVLTGDLSILKRPLAPLTDIYDEFGLKYEFFDGLGKAPIRVLGEPISIPEDASLIKGLEKKAVHLEGDFSQVVSGLLLGAALSNYFLQINLQRAGELPYLKMTLHWLKTCGISFNVSGDFKTFKINGQQKIPGFSATIPADWSSAAFPIALGLITHSAIGIKNIDINDVQGDSGIINILKKMNAEIHFDDKNKILKVFPSSLKGGTFDCSEMPDAVPALSAIACFAQGETLLTNIEICRYKECDRLFAVASELKKLGADITEGRNFLLIKGNDGKDLIPARVFSHGDHRIAMMLAVMGFGIDDKDSSDFILQDAECFDISYPSFLDDLKKMRLNIV